In Candidatus Desulfofervidus auxilii, one genomic interval encodes:
- a CDS encoding glycosyltransferase family 4 protein, which produces MILNSNLQRKFKIIHLDTADRRDLSNIGKIDFTNIYLAFEHFLKFIWLCIREKPEIVYIPISQTTLGYLRDCLFLVPAKIFHKKVIVHLHGGYFRKFYEGSSKLMKNLIEWTLKEVKRAIVLGESLRYIFQGLVPDERIVVVPNGVDEKLFEKTNLTIDTKSKNHIKVLFLGNLIKSKGFFDVIKAIPKVIRRYSNVKFIFAGKFPNNYREQNEVFRYIEQNKLDSVVKFMEVVPGEKKIKLLLFSDVFIFPSYNEGHPFVILEAMAAGLPIITTDVGAIRETVIDKENGFIIEKNNPKQIAEKIITLIKNPELRKKMGEKSRQRFLKYYTKDKFIENLSNVFREVFEMAKN; this is translated from the coding sequence ATGATTTTAAATTCAAACTTACAGAGAAAATTTAAAATAATTCATTTAGATACGGCAGACAGAAGAGACTTATCAAATATAGGGAAAATAGATTTTACAAATATATATCTGGCCTTTGAACATTTTTTGAAATTTATTTGGCTTTGTATAAGAGAAAAACCTGAAATAGTTTATATCCCTATTTCACAAACTACATTAGGTTATTTGCGAGATTGCCTTTTTCTTGTTCCAGCAAAGATATTCCATAAAAAAGTCATCGTGCATCTTCATGGTGGCTATTTTAGGAAATTTTATGAAGGATCTTCTAAATTAATGAAAAACCTAATTGAATGGACTTTAAAAGAAGTAAAAAGAGCCATAGTCTTAGGAGAAAGTTTAAGATATATTTTTCAAGGATTGGTTCCAGATGAAAGGATTGTTGTGGTCCCTAATGGAGTAGATGAGAAACTTTTTGAAAAAACCAACTTAACCATTGATACAAAATCAAAAAATCATATTAAGGTTCTTTTTTTAGGTAATCTTATAAAATCTAAAGGATTTTTCGATGTAATTAAAGCTATACCAAAAGTTATAAGAAGATACAGTAATGTAAAATTTATATTTGCTGGTAAATTTCCAAATAACTACAGGGAACAGAACGAAGTATTTAGGTATATTGAACAAAATAAATTAGACTCTGTTGTAAAATTTATGGAAGTTGTCCCTGGTGAAAAAAAGATTAAATTGCTTTTATTTTCTGATGTCTTTATTTTTCCTTCTTATAATGAAGGGCATCCCTTTGTTATTTTGGAAGCAATGGCAGCAGGTCTGCCTATTATTACTACAGATGTTGGAGCTATTAGAGAAACAGTTATTGATAAAGAAAATGGTTTTATTATTGAAAAAAATAATCCAAAACAAATAGCTGAAAAAATTATTACATTGATCAAGAATCCAGAATTAAGGAAAAAAATGGGCGAAAAAAGCAGGCAACGTTTTTTAAAGTATTATACTAAAGATAAGTTTATAGAAAATTTGAGTAATGTTTTTAGAGAAGTTTTTGAAATGGCTAAAAATTAA
- a CDS encoding GNAT family N-acetyltransferase, whose product MPDKNLNGFEVILFKEEMCLHNLYILPGYRREGIATTLVLYVINYLNQFGCKYLIALVDKENVASLKLFKKLQAKETERIPYKFIFLKGYFLHKGLNI is encoded by the coding sequence ATGCCAGATAAAAATTTAAATGGATTTGAAGTAATTTTATTTAAGGAAGAAATGTGTCTTCATAATCTTTATATTTTACCAGGATATCGACGAGAAGGAATTGCTACCACATTGGTGTTATATGTTATCAACTATCTTAACCAATTTGGATGCAAATATTTAATCGCTTTAGTAGATAAAGAAAATGTAGCTTCACTTAAGTTATTTAAAAAATTGCAAGCAAAAGAAACTGAAAGAATTCCTTATAAATTTATTTTTTTAAAAGGGTATTTTCTTCACAAAGGCTTAAATATTTAG
- a CDS encoding phenylacetate--CoA ligase family protein produces MISITQFKKVYEKSPLLFKRLLGYFLSPIPPEFLYGKNFRIYRAFLKKSQWWDKKKLEEYQLQQLHNIIKYSYENVPYYKKIFDERGIKPKDIQTFDDLEKIPFLTKDIIKKNFHKLISRKFPRYKMVYVSTGGTSGKRLYFLEPAESFAIEWAFITTMWERVGFKLSDIRIVVTDVPIKGKLWEFDCIKREWRFSPFHLSQKNLQKYIEKFREINCQYIHGYPSSLTVLAKFILNNQIYNLPKFKAVLLGSEPVFLWQKELIKKAFNTRVFSWYGQTEKVILAGECEKSQIYHIFPEYGYIEVVNSNGKRVSQEGEFGELVGTGFYNFAMPFIRYKPGDWGQVINKTCKCGRNYPLLTKIDAKRIVNMIVTKHGHLISTTALNFRNPKILNNVEKFQFYQEKEGELILKIVKGKNYKADDTLKIMNELNNQIGHAVELKIVFVDKIPLTERGKQKILEQKLNIENYLQMSK; encoded by the coding sequence ATGATCTCAATAACTCAATTTAAGAAAGTATATGAAAAAAGTCCATTACTATTCAAAAGATTATTGGGTTATTTTTTAAGCCCAATTCCTCCTGAATTCCTTTATGGGAAAAATTTCCGCATATACAGAGCATTTTTAAAAAAATCCCAATGGTGGGACAAGAAAAAACTTGAAGAATATCAATTGCAACAATTACATAATATTATTAAATATTCATATGAAAATGTTCCGTATTATAAAAAAATTTTTGATGAGAGAGGAATAAAACCTAAAGATATTCAAACGTTTGACGATCTTGAAAAAATCCCTTTTCTCACTAAGGATATTATAAAAAAAAATTTTCATAAATTAATATCGCGTAAGTTTCCTCGTTATAAGATGGTATATGTTTCAACAGGAGGAACTTCTGGTAAACGTCTTTATTTTTTAGAACCTGCAGAAAGTTTTGCAATAGAATGGGCATTTATAACAACTATGTGGGAAAGAGTTGGTTTTAAACTTTCAGATATACGGATTGTGGTGACAGATGTTCCTATTAAAGGAAAATTATGGGAGTTTGATTGTATCAAACGGGAATGGCGCTTTTCGCCTTTTCATCTTTCACAAAAAAATCTTCAAAAATATATAGAAAAATTTAGAGAAATTAATTGTCAATATATACATGGTTACCCTTCGTCATTGACGGTTTTAGCAAAGTTTATTCTGAATAATCAAATTTATAATTTACCTAAATTTAAAGCGGTACTTCTTGGATCTGAACCTGTTTTTTTGTGGCAAAAAGAGTTAATCAAAAAGGCATTTAATACAAGAGTATTCAGTTGGTATGGACAAACAGAAAAAGTAATTTTAGCTGGCGAGTGTGAAAAAAGTCAAATATATCATATTTTCCCAGAATATGGATATATTGAAGTAGTTAATTCTAATGGCAAAAGAGTTAGTCAAGAAGGAGAATTTGGAGAGCTTGTAGGTACTGGATTTTATAATTTTGCCATGCCATTTATTAGATATAAACCAGGTGATTGGGGCCAAGTTATAAATAAAACCTGTAAATGTGGACGCAATTATCCATTGCTTACGAAAATAGACGCTAAAAGAATTGTAAATATGATTGTAACCAAACATGGTCATTTGATATCTACTACAGCTCTAAATTTCCGTAACCCAAAAATTTTAAATAATGTAGAAAAATTTCAATTTTATCAGGAAAAGGAAGGGGAACTTATTTTAAAAATTGTGAAAGGGAAAAATTATAAAGCGGATGATACATTAAAAATAATGAATGAATTAAACAACCAAATTGGCCATGCTGTGGAGTTAAAAATTGTATTTGTGGACAAAATTCCCTTGACTGAACGAGGTAAACAAAAAATATTGGAACAAAAGCTAAATATTGAAAATTATTTGCAAATGTCAAAATAG
- a CDS encoding bi-domain-containing oxidoreductase, producing the protein MKQLIIDPKSGEIRVEEVPPPQVKKGFVLVKNHCSIISVGTERSTLTISQKSLLGKAKERPDLVKKVIKNIKDRGLIETYHLVKSRLSAWKALGYSCAGEIIEVGEDIENFQIGDYVACGGQDYASHAEVVIVPKNLCVKIPKKKDSKYLDFEEAAFATIGAIALQGVRQADLRVGEIVAVLGLGLIGQLVIQICKAAGCMVLGSDIDKNRLKLAKELGADEVCLSNQLIDIADRFTNKFGFDAVIITAATKSNQLIEIAGEISRKKGKVVIVGQVGMNIPRETYYKKELELRLSCSYGPGRYDPQYEEKGIDYPYGYVRWTEQRNMDAFLNLIAQDKVSVKRLITHRFSIDQALKAYEIILKDSEPYLGIILNYPSRSITSKVYISKSISSREVALGIIGAGHFAQAVHIPHLMKDKRVKIVAVCNASGISAKSVAEKIKADYCTTDYREILKDDKINTVLIATRHDTHGIITKEALNTGKHVFVEKPLCLYESELEEIAEIYRKYPNNLLMVGFNRRFSPHAKEIKEFFSQRDNPLVMSFRINAGSIPVNSWIQDPEVGGGRIIGECCHFIDFMEYISDELPKSIYAIHIGRHTSGITTDQVIITLGFENGSIGTLIYTAGGDTSLAKERFEAFGDGKAVVLDDFKITEFYYKGKKKIFKTKKQDKGHSKEISAFIESIVKGKNPPLSWEEIEKATKATFLVHESLKKGIPIYF; encoded by the coding sequence ATGAAACAACTAATTATAGACCCAAAATCAGGCGAAATTAGAGTGGAAGAAGTGCCTCCACCTCAGGTAAAAAAAGGATTTGTGTTAGTAAAGAATCATTGCTCGATCATAAGCGTAGGTACTGAAAGATCAACTTTAACTATTAGTCAAAAAAGTCTTTTAGGAAAAGCAAAAGAGCGTCCTGATTTGGTAAAAAAGGTAATAAAAAATATAAAAGACAGAGGGTTAATAGAAACCTATCATTTGGTTAAGTCCCGTCTTAGTGCTTGGAAAGCTTTAGGTTATTCTTGTGCTGGTGAAATTATTGAAGTGGGTGAAGATATAGAAAATTTTCAAATAGGGGATTATGTGGCCTGTGGTGGGCAGGATTATGCAAGTCATGCTGAAGTTGTAATTGTGCCCAAAAATTTATGTGTAAAGATTCCTAAAAAGAAAGACAGTAAATACCTTGATTTTGAAGAGGCTGCCTTTGCTACTATAGGCGCAATTGCCTTACAAGGAGTGCGTCAGGCTGACCTTAGAGTAGGAGAAATTGTAGCTGTTTTAGGTTTAGGATTAATTGGGCAACTAGTAATACAAATTTGTAAAGCAGCTGGGTGTATGGTTTTAGGCAGTGATATTGATAAAAATAGATTAAAACTTGCTAAGGAGCTTGGAGCCGATGAGGTTTGTCTCTCAAATCAATTAATCGATATAGCAGATAGATTCACTAATAAATTTGGTTTTGATGCTGTAATCATTACTGCAGCTACCAAATCGAATCAATTGATAGAAATAGCAGGTGAGATATCAAGAAAAAAGGGTAAGGTAGTAATAGTAGGACAGGTAGGTATGAATATCCCTAGGGAAACCTATTATAAAAAAGAACTTGAACTTCGGCTTTCTTGCTCTTATGGGCCAGGTCGTTATGATCCTCAATATGAAGAAAAAGGAATAGATTATCCCTATGGGTATGTGAGATGGACTGAGCAAAGAAACATGGATGCCTTCCTTAATTTAATTGCCCAAGATAAGGTAAGTGTAAAGAGATTGATTACCCATCGTTTTTCTATTGATCAGGCATTAAAGGCCTATGAAATAATTCTAAAAGATTCAGAACCTTATTTAGGAATTATTTTAAATTATCCTTCAAGGTCAATAACTTCAAAAGTTTATATTTCAAAGTCTATTTCTTCTAGAGAAGTAGCTTTAGGAATTATTGGAGCAGGGCATTTTGCTCAAGCTGTGCATATCCCTCATTTAATGAAGGATAAAAGGGTAAAAATCGTAGCTGTTTGTAATGCAAGTGGAATTAGTGCAAAGTCTGTGGCAGAAAAAATTAAAGCTGATTATTGTACTACTGATTACAGAGAAATTTTAAAAGATGATAAGATAAATACTGTACTTATTGCTACTCGTCATGATACTCATGGTATAATAACAAAAGAAGCTCTAAATACAGGAAAGCACGTTTTTGTGGAAAAACCCCTCTGTCTCTATGAATCAGAGTTAGAAGAAATTGCTGAAATTTATCGTAAATATCCAAATAATTTACTTATGGTTGGATTTAACCGCCGTTTTTCTCCTCACGCAAAGGAGATTAAGGAATTTTTTAGCCAAAGAGATAACCCTTTGGTCATGTCATTTAGGATAAATGCAGGAAGTATTCCTGTTAATTCCTGGATTCAAGACCCAGAAGTTGGAGGAGGCCGCATTATTGGAGAGTGCTGCCATTTTATTGATTTTATGGAGTATATAAGCGACGAGCTACCAAAAAGTATTTATGCAATACACATTGGTCGCCATACATCAGGCATTACTACTGATCAAGTAATCATTACTTTAGGCTTTGAGAATGGCTCAATAGGTACTTTGATATATACAGCAGGAGGTGATACTTCTTTAGCCAAAGAAAGATTTGAAGCATTTGGCGATGGGAAAGCTGTGGTTTTAGATGATTTTAAAATTACAGAGTTTTATTACAAAGGGAAAAAGAAGATTTTTAAAACAAAAAAACAAGATAAAGGACATAGTAAAGAAATATCTGCATTTATTGAAAGTATAGTTAAAGGAAAAAATCCACCACTTAGCTGGGAAGAGATAGAAAAAGCAACAAAAGCCACCTTCCTTGTACATGAGTCTTTAAAAAAGGGGATTCCTATATATTTTTGA
- a CDS encoding heparinase II/III family protein, which yields MKNIFWYFFRLRLMSLPEIIHQIKQGFIFQIYRLLPYTYQKWLNNMPDSLELFSFVSEKHSHLLPIRLKDIPQNFDLKNIDWHLAPDTGKIWPKRFSLSIPYRPGNIYGDARLVWEKARFQELANLAFLYYLKDNKLEEAGEIVNYICKIVSSWIDENPPLRGIHYISAMECGLRIIALCFILDILRKRLSSAFWKKVLKTIYFHAKWIEKRLSLFSSLGNHTIAECTGLLYASLLFPEFPEAKRWYKKALKILEKEAEHQILPDGGGIEQAFWYHKFVLDLYGLVIHLLKNKKQKIPEVFEKQWERGHKFLSFFYNKKEGIPDIGDRDDGFALSPYLKLAPKKESFKWEGIKTFFHSGYTVVSYQSPYLIKLIFDHGPLGMPPAYGHGHADALSILFNIEEDIFIDPGTYTYGGDQRWRKYFRSTSAHNTITVDGKDQAVQKGTFIWDKPYNCRFLNCIKLENGVILIAEHDGYKRLFSPVKHQRAIYINKNGILLILDQIKGKGKHQIELNWHINPKANVIKIEDKLFQINIGPIKGMLFLKGGKVFLVYGVENPKIQGWWSPRYNVRKPAPVLSVLTNMEDFHEFITFFSLNRIDFDSFKKLVKQVKDYLK from the coding sequence ATGAAAAACATCTTCTGGTATTTTTTTCGCTTAAGATTGATGTCCTTGCCTGAAATAATTCATCAAATAAAACAAGGTTTTATTTTTCAAATCTATCGTTTACTTCCATATACCTATCAAAAGTGGCTAAATAACATGCCTGATTCTTTAGAGTTATTCTCTTTTGTGTCTGAAAAGCATTCTCATTTATTGCCTATACGCTTAAAAGATATTCCTCAAAATTTTGATTTAAAAAACATAGATTGGCATCTGGCTCCAGATACAGGAAAAATTTGGCCTAAGAGGTTTTCTCTTTCTATTCCCTATCGGCCTGGTAACATTTATGGAGATGCCCGTCTCGTTTGGGAAAAAGCTAGATTCCAAGAATTGGCAAATCTAGCTTTTCTTTATTATTTAAAAGATAATAAGCTAGAGGAGGCTGGGGAAATTGTAAACTACATTTGCAAAATAGTCTCCTCTTGGATAGATGAAAATCCGCCTTTAAGAGGCATTCATTATATATCTGCTATGGAATGTGGCCTAAGGATAATTGCTTTATGCTTTATTTTAGATATATTGCGTAAAAGACTTTCATCTGCCTTTTGGAAAAAAGTCTTAAAGACTATATATTTTCATGCTAAATGGATTGAGAAAAGACTTTCTCTTTTTTCCTCTTTAGGTAATCATACCATAGCCGAATGTACTGGCTTACTTTATGCATCTTTACTTTTCCCAGAATTCCCTGAGGCTAAGCGTTGGTACAAAAAAGCGCTTAAGATTTTAGAAAAAGAAGCTGAACATCAAATTCTGCCAGATGGAGGAGGAATAGAACAGGCATTTTGGTATCATAAATTTGTACTAGATTTATATGGATTAGTCATTCATCTTTTGAAAAACAAAAAGCAAAAAATTCCTGAGGTATTTGAGAAACAATGGGAAAGGGGACATAAGTTTCTTTCTTTTTTTTATAACAAAAAAGAGGGAATTCCTGACATCGGGGACAGGGATGATGGGTTTGCCCTCTCTCCTTATTTAAAACTTGCTCCTAAAAAGGAGTCTTTTAAATGGGAAGGTATAAAGACCTTTTTTCATAGTGGTTATACCGTGGTATCCTATCAAAGTCCCTATTTAATAAAACTAATATTTGATCATGGTCCCTTGGGGATGCCACCAGCATATGGGCATGGACATGCCGATGCCCTTTCCATTTTGTTTAACATTGAGGAAGATATCTTTATTGACCCTGGGACTTATACCTATGGCGGTGATCAAAGATGGAGAAAATATTTTAGAAGCACAAGTGCACATAACACTATAACCGTGGATGGAAAAGACCAAGCAGTCCAAAAAGGTACTTTTATTTGGGATAAGCCATATAATTGCCGATTTTTAAATTGTATTAAGTTAGAAAATGGTGTTATATTGATAGCAGAACATGATGGTTATAAACGTCTTTTTTCTCCAGTAAAGCATCAAAGGGCAATTTATATAAATAAAAATGGAATTTTGCTAATTTTAGACCAAATAAAAGGTAAAGGGAAACACCAAATTGAACTGAATTGGCATATAAATCCAAAAGCAAATGTTATTAAAATTGAGGATAAATTATTTCAAATAAATATTGGCCCAATTAAAGGAATGTTATTTTTAAAAGGGGGAAAGGTTTTTTTGGTCTATGGTGTAGAAAATCCAAAGATTCAGGGGTGGTGGTCACCAAGGTATAATGTAAGGAAACCAGCTCCAGTACTTTCTGTTTTGACAAATATGGAAGATTTTCATGAATTTATAACTTTTTTCTCATTAAATAGGATTGATTTTGATAGTTTTAAAAAATTAGTTAAACAGGTAAAAGATTATCTAAAATGA
- a CDS encoding WecB/TagA/CpsF family glycosyltransferase, with product MNVCRVRILDIPVDVINKKRAEKKVEQMLMENKSHTIIAINPEKVIAARYDSTLKEALENADLLLPDGAGLVWAARIFGYNGIQRIPGADFMENICKIAARRNCGVFIYGSREEVNRKATQILQKRYPRLRIAGRCHGYIDEEKMDELIEMINASGAIVLFVALGSPKQEKWMMKYLPRLNKVRICQGIGGTLDTLAGYSKRAPKWIQYLQAEWLYRLLREPWRIKRQKALIQFAKLVLKEKAR from the coding sequence ATGAATGTGTGTAGAGTGAGGATTTTAGATATTCCAGTGGATGTAATTAATAAGAAGAGGGCTGAAAAAAAAGTAGAACAGATGTTAATGGAAAATAAATCCCATACCATTATCGCTATCAATCCAGAAAAGGTTATAGCTGCAAGGTATGACTCAACTCTGAAAGAAGCATTGGAAAATGCAGATCTTTTGCTCCCTGATGGGGCTGGCTTAGTCTGGGCAGCTAGGATATTTGGATATAATGGCATACAAAGAATCCCTGGGGCGGATTTTATGGAGAATATTTGTAAGATAGCAGCTAGAAGAAATTGTGGTGTTTTTATTTATGGCTCAAGGGAAGAAGTAAACAGGAAGGCCACTCAAATATTGCAAAAAAGATATCCTAGATTACGGATTGCAGGACGCTGTCATGGTTACATAGATGAAGAGAAAATGGATGAACTAATAGAGATGATCAACGCCTCTGGGGCTATTGTTCTCTTTGTGGCCTTAGGAAGTCCAAAACAAGAAAAATGGATGATGAAATATTTACCTAGATTAAATAAAGTGAGAATTTGTCAAGGGATTGGAGGAACTTTAGATACCTTAGCTGGCTATTCAAAACGTGCACCTAAATGGATACAATATTTACAGGCAGAGTGGCTTTATCGTCTTTTGAGGGAACCATGGAGAATAAAAAGACAAAAGGCCTTAATCCAGTTTGCTAAATTGGTTTTAAAGGAAAAGGCAAGATGA
- a CDS encoding family 10 glycosylhydrolase, giving the protein MKKLFYFLIVFSILNQAWAGPPQVNKNVLFLAHFDKKIDADFAKGNPKAYIHQAKLTKGRWGKGLDCHTGSYASFEAKGNIYAKEGTITFLVKPLWDKKDQNSHTFLSLRWNYPPGAYLVITKGWWEPEGKDWFYFIFNNQLYLHTEKKIRLPLDNWTHIACSWDLNPKGGYYLFINGDLVASGKIKEQQWKKFNNKDIYPVGQMFVGSDLGTPLVRNRFANAVIDELTIYNKRLSETEIKNLYHSQEPKWKEIKWSWLIEVIRKPYKPLRNANGHILESRAIFDEGTGWMTKKGADAILNRIKEAGFNVYVPCVWHGRGTRFISKVAPWEKGLIKSFQKNHHYPLKYLVKKAHEMNIQVHPWFCVVLRQRDFLSNFYDPEHTPKKAFDVHRPGFRKFIVNLILEVVKNYNIDGINLDYIRTMGVCTCEYCIKEYEKRFHRNLRLDLLNSWIRRGLRKWPESHLLKWQREVIADIVKTISEKARNIKPNIIISVDGHPAHEGYQPNIQGRDEITWANKGWIDIIFAMDYGRHIKYERWDKVRKELKKPSALIILCGNYERTKDKKVISREADLVAAHIAYCQRKWPGNGVALYLQSMLSDEQIKALKLGPFKESALPFWK; this is encoded by the coding sequence ATGAAGAAATTATTTTACTTTTTGATTGTTTTCTCTATCTTAAATCAAGCATGGGCCGGTCCACCACAAGTTAACAAAAATGTCCTTTTTCTAGCACACTTTGATAAAAAAATAGATGCTGATTTTGCCAAGGGAAATCCAAAGGCTTATATTCATCAAGCTAAGTTAACAAAAGGGAGATGGGGCAAAGGATTGGATTGTCATACCGGGTCTTATGCAAGCTTTGAGGCAAAGGGTAACATTTATGCAAAAGAAGGCACTATTACTTTTTTGGTTAAACCTTTATGGGATAAAAAAGACCAGAATTCTCATACATTTCTCTCTTTAAGATGGAATTACCCTCCGGGGGCATATCTGGTTATCACCAAAGGGTGGTGGGAACCGGAGGGGAAGGATTGGTTTTATTTTATTTTTAACAACCAACTCTATCTTCATACTGAAAAGAAAATAAGACTCCCTTTAGACAACTGGACTCACATAGCCTGTAGCTGGGATTTGAATCCCAAGGGAGGATACTATCTATTTATAAATGGTGACCTAGTGGCCTCAGGAAAGATAAAAGAACAGCAATGGAAGAAATTTAATAATAAGGACATATACCCTGTTGGTCAAATGTTTGTTGGTTCTGATCTGGGCACGCCCCTTGTGAGGAATCGTTTTGCAAATGCTGTGATTGATGAGTTAACAATTTATAACAAGAGATTAAGTGAAACAGAAATCAAGAATCTCTATCATTCCCAAGAACCCAAGTGGAAGGAAATAAAATGGAGTTGGCTTATTGAAGTCATTAGAAAACCTTATAAACCTTTAAGAAATGCCAATGGTCATATCCTTGAAAGCAGGGCTATTTTTGATGAGGGCACAGGGTGGATGACAAAAAAGGGGGCTGATGCTATCCTAAACAGGATAAAAGAGGCTGGTTTTAATGTATATGTCCCCTGCGTATGGCATGGGAGAGGCACAAGATTTATTTCAAAGGTAGCACCTTGGGAAAAAGGTTTAATTAAAAGTTTCCAAAAAAATCATCATTATCCCCTTAAATATCTTGTTAAGAAGGCTCATGAGATGAATATTCAAGTACATCCGTGGTTTTGTGTAGTATTGAGGCAGCGAGATTTCTTATCAAATTTTTATGACCCTGAACATACACCCAAAAAGGCATTTGATGTACATCGTCCTGGCTTTCGTAAGTTTATTGTTAATTTGATATTGGAAGTAGTAAAAAATTATAATATTGATGGAATTAACCTTGATTACATTAGGACTATGGGAGTTTGCACATGTGAATACTGTATTAAAGAATATGAAAAACGGTTTCATAGAAATTTAAGATTAGATCTCCTTAATAGTTGGATACGACGTGGTTTAAGAAAATGGCCTGAGTCTCATCTATTGAAATGGCAAAGAGAAGTTATTGCTGATATAGTAAAAACAATTAGTGAAAAAGCAAGGAATATTAAACCCAATATTATAATAAGTGTTGATGGACATCCAGCGCATGAAGGATACCAGCCTAACATTCAAGGTCGGGATGAAATTACCTGGGCAAATAAAGGGTGGATTGATATTATCTTTGCAATGGATTATGGGAGACATATTAAGTATGAAAGGTGGGATAAGGTACGGAAGGAGTTAAAGAAACCATCTGCATTGATAATTTTATGTGGAAATTATGAAAGAACAAAAGATAAAAAGGTAATATCAAGAGAGGCAGACTTGGTAGCGGCTCATATTGCCTATTGTCAACGAAAGTGGCCAGGTAATGGAGTTGCCCTATACCTTCAAAGTATGCTCAGTGATGAACAAATTAAGGCACTTAAATTGGGGCCATTTAAAGAAAGTGCTCTGCCTTTTTGGAAATGA
- the wecB gene encoding non-hydrolyzing UDP-N-acetylglucosamine 2-epimerase has product MRHLTKIVSVVGARPNFMKIAPIIEQLKIKNKNLKAELKHVLVHTGQHYDEEMSKSFFEDLNLPKPDINLGVGSASHAVQTAKIMIEFEKVCLRERPDLIIVVGDVNSTIACALVASKLGIKIAHIEAGLRSFDRAMPEEINRVLTDAISDYLFTTCEDANENLRKEGIPEEKIYFVGNVMIDTLLRYKERAKKSKILEKLGLNKDLQVRSYALLTLHRPSNVDNRETFINILKALKNVSKKIPIIFPAHPRTQRQIKSFGLEKYFNFVNIESNSCVNIENSINLLDPLSYLDFLNLMANAKFVLTDSGGIQEETTILNIPCLTLRENTERPVTLKEGTNTIVGSNPEKIISKSMDILNGKKKIGRIPKLWDGKAAERIINILIEKL; this is encoded by the coding sequence ATGAGGCATTTAACCAAAATAGTAAGTGTGGTGGGGGCAAGACCCAATTTCATGAAGATTGCCCCTATTATTGAACAGTTAAAAATTAAGAATAAAAATTTAAAAGCAGAGTTAAAGCATGTACTAGTCCATACCGGACAACATTATGATGAAGAAATGTCAAAGTCTTTTTTTGAAGATTTAAATTTACCTAAACCTGATATAAACTTAGGTGTAGGTTCAGCCTCCCATGCAGTGCAAACGGCTAAGATTATGATCGAATTTGAGAAGGTCTGTTTAAGAGAAAGACCAGATTTAATTATCGTAGTGGGTGATGTAAACTCAACAATTGCCTGTGCCCTAGTGGCCTCTAAATTAGGGATTAAAATAGCCCATATTGAAGCAGGTCTTAGAAGTTTTGATAGAGCTATGCCAGAAGAGATTAATAGAGTGCTTACAGATGCTATATCAGATTACCTTTTTACCACCTGTGAGGATGCCAATGAAAATTTAAGGAAAGAGGGAATCCCTGAAGAAAAGATATATTTTGTAGGAAATGTAATGATCGATACACTTTTAAGATATAAGGAAAGGGCCAAAAAATCAAAGATATTGGAAAAATTGGGTTTAAACAAAGATTTACAAGTAAGGTCATATGCTTTGCTAACTCTACACCGACCAAGTAATGTGGATAATAGGGAGACTTTTATAAATATTTTAAAAGCATTAAAAAATGTTTCAAAAAAAATTCCCATAATATTTCCTGCCCATCCCAGAACACAAAGGCAGATAAAAAGTTTTGGCTTGGAAAAATATTTCAATTTTGTGAACATTGAATCAAATAGTTGTGTTAACATCGAAAATTCAATAAATTTGCTAGATCCTCTATCTTACCTTGATTTTTTAAATCTTATGGCCAATGCTAAATTTGTTTTAACAGATTCTGGAGGAATTCAGGAAGAAACTACAATTCTCAATATTCCATGCTTAACTCTCCGTGAAAATACAGAAAGACCTGTTACATTAAAAGAAGGGACTAATACAATTGTAGGAAGCAATCCTGAAAAAATTATTTCAAAAAGTATGGATATTTTAAATGGTAAGAAGAAAATAGGTAGAATTCCCAAGTTGTGGGATGGAAAGGCAGCAGAGAGGATTATAAACATTCTTATTGAGAAATTATGA